In Methylobacterium aquaticum, the following are encoded in one genomic region:
- a CDS encoding Rab family GTPase, which produces MAARKIMILGAIGVGKTSLANRLAFGRFETSYKATIGVDIYTTTAALPGAKTMPLVLWDTDGDFGLSIFRTVYLKGASGALIVADVTRPASLDQMAALIAGFREALPGRPCAAVLNKSDLVAGESGEPGSGVPPDLLARARGADVVSLASARTGHGVTGLFAELAATIERRSL; this is translated from the coding sequence GTGGCGGCGCGCAAGATCATGATCCTGGGGGCGATCGGCGTGGGCAAGACCTCGCTCGCCAACCGTCTCGCGTTCGGCCGGTTCGAGACCAGCTACAAGGCGACGATCGGGGTCGACATCTACACAACGACCGCCGCGCTGCCGGGGGCCAAGACGATGCCGCTGGTCCTGTGGGACACCGACGGCGATTTCGGCCTCAGCATCTTCCGCACCGTCTACCTCAAGGGGGCGAGCGGGGCGCTCATCGTCGCCGACGTCACCCGGCCCGCCTCCCTCGACCAGATGGCGGCGCTGATCGCGGGCTTCCGCGAGGCGCTGCCGGGCCGCCCCTGCGCCGCGGTGCTCAACAAGAGCGATCTCGTGGCCGGCGAGTCCGGCGAACCCGGGTCAGGGGTGCCGCCCGATCTCCTCGCCCGTGCGCGGGGCGCCGACGTCGTCTCCCTGGCGAGCGCCCGCACCGGGCACGGCGTGACCGGCCTGTTCGCCGAGCTCGCCGCCACGATCGAGCGACGGAGCCTGTAA
- a CDS encoding sensor histidine kinase: protein MRAALALPAGADLSRTLAHLLEAGLLGVAALSPDGRVLARTGSLSDWLPEPGRPAFDSPILSGLEEDLRAQQRATSEPIVLPGIRLAMVPGAPRCDIAVSWDAGRGEHAVLTTVDQVDRPIDHWVLQQRREQRLLEEKIIAASRELERMNRNLRDFASVAAHDLRAPLRQIVAFTGILRTTLGTEARGVVSDSLDTIEGCAARLNRMTTGLLDYARLSAESHTFAPVDLGRVVEDATRNLDLDLRASSADLVVGPLPTVNGVPALLTNLFQNLVANSIRYRDPDRPLRIEIRAWPGEPGRITVRDTGIGVPPAFHEAIFETFARVPNGRAPNGVGLGLSICRRIAELHGWRIGVAAEEGPGACFRIDLG from the coding sequence ATGCGCGCCGCCCTCGCCCTCCCGGCCGGAGCCGATCTCTCCCGCACCCTGGCCCACCTCCTCGAGGCCGGCCTCCTCGGCGTCGCCGCGCTCTCTCCCGACGGCCGGGTGCTCGCCCGCACCGGCTCGTTGAGCGACTGGCTGCCCGAGCCCGGGCGCCCCGCCTTCGACAGCCCGATCCTGTCCGGCCTGGAGGAGGACCTGCGCGCCCAGCAGCGCGCGACGTCCGAGCCGATCGTGCTCCCGGGCATCCGCCTCGCCATGGTGCCGGGCGCCCCGCGCTGCGACATCGCGGTCTCGTGGGACGCAGGACGGGGCGAGCACGCGGTGCTCACCACCGTCGACCAGGTCGACCGGCCGATCGACCACTGGGTGCTCCAGCAGCGCCGCGAGCAGCGCCTGCTGGAGGAGAAGATCATCGCGGCCTCGCGCGAGCTGGAGCGGATGAACCGCAACCTGCGCGACTTTGCCTCCGTCGCCGCGCACGACCTGCGGGCGCCGTTGCGCCAGATCGTGGCCTTCACCGGCATCCTGCGCACCACGCTGGGCACCGAGGCCCGCGGGGTCGTCTCCGACAGCCTCGATACGATCGAGGGCTGCGCCGCCCGTCTCAACCGGATGACCACCGGCCTCCTCGACTATGCGCGGTTGAGCGCCGAGAGCCACACCTTCGCGCCGGTCGATCTCGGCCGGGTGGTCGAGGACGCGACCCGCAACCTCGACCTCGACCTGCGCGCGTCATCGGCCGACCTCGTCGTCGGCCCGCTGCCGACCGTGAACGGCGTGCCGGCGCTCCTGACCAACCTGTTCCAGAACCTCGTCGCCAACAGCATCCGCTACCGCGATCCGGACCGGCCTCTGCGAATCGAGATCCGGGCCTGGCCGGGCGAACCCGGCCGGATCACCGTGCGCGATACCGGCATCGGCGTGCCGCCGGCCTTCCACGAGGCGATCTTCGAGACCTTCGCCCGGGTGCCGAACGGGCGGGCCCCGAACGGCGTCGGACTGGGCTTGAGCATCTGCCGCCGGATCGCCGAGCTGCATGGCTGGCGCATCGGGGTGGCGGCGGAGGAGGGGCCGGGGGCGTGCTTCCGGATCGATCTGGGGTAG
- a CDS encoding DUF4926 domain-containing protein, giving the protein MVVVRAFTQIPSRPPEQYERVELLRAAETRRGKTVPGGSRGTVVEILGDHEAFMVEFQQPFAALVTVDASNLRHVRE; this is encoded by the coding sequence ATGGTCGTGGTCCGCGCCTTCACTCAGATTCCTTCACGTCCGCCAGAGCAGTACGAGCGGGTCGAACTTCTGCGCGCTGCCGAGACACGGCGTGGCAAGACGGTGCCGGGAGGTAGCCGGGGAACTGTGGTCGAGATCCTGGGCGACCACGAGGCCTTCATGGTCGAATTTCAGCAGCCTTTCGCGGCGCTGGTGACGGTCGATGCCTCTAACCTGCGTCATGTCCGAGAATGA
- a CDS encoding DUF6883 domain-containing protein encodes MSIKPGVGGYLLGLRCDKSKIKLYLMSSDPGIDGKGKRAFFESFGFSRNKPDELMGALLLHGSRTPIDDAYVDRWGEHWECTGPLLCPDGRLPTVRTVWIRRPGENDPTLVTAVPD; translated from the coding sequence ATGAGCATCAAGCCCGGTGTCGGCGGTTACCTCCTCGGGCTCAGATGCGACAAAAGTAAAATCAAGCTCTATCTGATGAGTTCCGATCCCGGAATCGACGGGAAAGGCAAACGTGCATTCTTTGAGTCTTTCGGCTTTTCCCGAAATAAGCCCGACGAGCTCATGGGCGCGCTTCTCCTGCATGGCAGTCGAACACCCATCGATGATGCCTACGTGGATCGGTGGGGTGAGCACTGGGAATGCACCGGACCGCTTCTCTGCCCGGATGGCCGTCTCCCAACGGTACGGACGGTCTGGATCAGGCGACCGGGTGAGAATGATCCGACGCTCGTGACGGCTGTGCCGGATTGA
- a CDS encoding TerC family protein: MESLVQLAADPTAWAALATLVVMEVVLGIDNLIFISIITNKLPVEQQARARRIGIGLALILRLGLLGTVAYIVHLTQPVFEIFGKGLSWRDMILIAGGLFLLWKATKEIHHSLDPDPEEKTGGGASLGYAAAIGQILILDLVFSIDSIITAVGMTEHVPIMVIAVVTAVTVMLLAADPLSRFIAANPTVVMLALGFLIMIGMTLIAEGFGAHVPKGYIYTAMAFSAGVEVLNILGRRAKKGKRTAA, encoded by the coding sequence GTGGAGTCCCTCGTTCAGCTCGCCGCCGACCCGACGGCCTGGGCCGCCCTCGCGACCCTGGTCGTCATGGAGGTCGTGCTCGGCATCGACAACCTGATCTTCATCTCGATCATCACCAACAAGCTGCCGGTGGAGCAGCAGGCGCGCGCCCGGCGCATCGGCATCGGGCTCGCGCTGATCCTGCGCCTCGGGCTGCTCGGGACGGTCGCCTACATCGTCCACCTGACCCAGCCGGTCTTCGAGATCTTCGGCAAGGGCCTGTCCTGGCGCGACATGATCCTGATCGCCGGCGGCCTGTTCCTGCTCTGGAAGGCCACCAAGGAGATCCACCACAGCCTCGATCCAGACCCGGAAGAGAAGACCGGCGGCGGTGCGTCTCTGGGTTACGCCGCGGCGATCGGCCAGATCCTGATCCTCGATCTGGTCTTCTCGATCGACAGCATCATCACGGCGGTCGGCATGACCGAGCACGTGCCGATCATGGTGATCGCGGTGGTCACCGCGGTGACCGTGATGCTGCTCGCCGCCGATCCCCTGTCGCGCTTCATCGCCGCCAACCCGACGGTGGTGATGCTGGCTCTGGGCTTCCTCATCATGATCGGCATGACGCTGATCGCGGAAGGCTTCGGGGCCCACGTGCCGAAGGGCTACATCTACACCGCCATGGCCTTCTCGGCCGGCGTCGAGGTGCTCAACATCCTCGGCCGGCGGGCGAAGAAGGGGAAGCGTACGGCGGCGTGA
- a CDS encoding lipid kinase: protein MSGADTTRRALLVVNKKARNGGLDLDAVKDVLRRGGIEPVDPPPGETDCKALIHAHAKTCDMVILGGGDGTLNAAAQALADAQLPLGILPLGTANDLARSLGLPADPLEAAEVIATVPARPIDLGCVNGHYFFNVASIGFSADLAGELTADLKRRLGTVGYAVAAFRLLRRARPFTVYIEHDGTVETVKTIQVSVGNGRHYGGGMTVEENATVDDGLLNFYSLEVAHWWRLLALLPALRRGTQGKAADVRAFQTTEVILRTKKPRPVNTDGELTTYTPAHVRVLRQAVQVHAPEFQAPARPSIFP from the coding sequence ATGTCCGGCGCTGACACGACGCGGCGGGCCCTGCTCGTCGTCAACAAGAAGGCCCGTAACGGCGGGCTCGACCTCGACGCCGTGAAGGACGTCCTGCGTCGCGGCGGCATCGAGCCGGTCGATCCACCCCCGGGCGAGACCGACTGCAAGGCGCTGATCCACGCCCATGCGAAAACCTGCGACATGGTGATCCTGGGCGGCGGCGACGGCACCCTCAACGCCGCCGCCCAGGCGCTGGCAGACGCCCAGTTGCCCCTCGGCATCCTGCCGCTCGGCACCGCCAACGACCTCGCCCGCAGCCTCGGCCTGCCCGCCGATCCGCTCGAGGCGGCGGAGGTGATCGCCACGGTCCCGGCCCGGCCGATCGACCTCGGCTGCGTCAACGGCCATTACTTCTTCAACGTCGCCAGCATCGGCTTCTCCGCCGATCTCGCCGGCGAGCTGACGGCCGACCTCAAGCGCCGCCTCGGCACGGTCGGCTACGCGGTCGCGGCGTTCCGGCTCCTGCGCCGGGCACGGCCGTTCACGGTCTATATCGAGCATGACGGCACGGTGGAGACCGTGAAGACCATCCAGGTCTCGGTCGGCAACGGCCGCCATTACGGCGGCGGCATGACGGTGGAGGAGAACGCCACCGTCGATGACGGCCTGCTCAACTTCTACAGCCTGGAGGTCGCCCATTGGTGGCGGCTGCTCGCCCTGCTGCCGGCCCTGCGCCGGGGCACGCAGGGGAAAGCCGCCGACGTGCGCGCCTTCCAGACGACGGAGGTGATCCTGCGCACCAAGAAGCCGCGGCCGGTCAACACCGACGGCGAGCTGACGACCTACACCCCCGCCCATGTGCGGGTGCTGCGACAGGCCGTCCAGGTCCATGCGCCGGAATTCCAGGCGCCGGCCCGCCCCTCGATCTTCCCGTAA